CAGGAGCCGGGCGGCGTCAATAAATTGATCCATGAAAAAGGCGGCATCGGCGCCGCCGCCGCCGGTAACCAGAATGAATTTGCCGGGGTTTTCAGCCACCGGTTGCGGCTGGCCTTTTGGGGGCGGCGCGATCTCGGCGTCTTCTCGGCAGACGTAACCGCAATACTGGGCTTTTTCAGCCAGGGCGGAAGGAAAGCCATATTGCGTAATCACATCAAAAACCTCGGTGCACCCGTAGATGAAGACGGCGTCATAAAACGCCGCAATGGCGGCAAAGGCGCCTTCGTTGTTCCATTGCCGGCGAATCACTTCGGGGGCGCCGAGGATGTCACGAATGCCCAAAATCACTTTGGTATGCGGGCTGTATTTTTTCAAAATTTCGAGGGGTTCGGCCAGCTCACCGAGCGCGCCGTGCGGCATGTGATCCACCAAAAAAATGTCGGGCTGAAAACTGGTGGCCACGTTGCGAATGATGTCGGAGCGAATCGCCAACAACTCGCGCTCGCTCATCGGCAAACGGTCGGGACGCCAAATGCCGGTATCGACCTTGACAATGGTGGGAATTTTAATGAAGTCACAATTGGAGGGAAGCGGGAAAAAGGGCGCGACCGGTGAATCGGCAATAATCAAGCATGAAGCCTTGGGTTGCCGCTTCTTGATCTGAATACAGATGTTCAGGTTCCGCCGCAAATGCCCCAAGCCAAAGCCGTCTTGGGAATAAATTAATATCCGCGGGGCATAGCCTTTTGTAACCGATCTGCGCGCCATGAGTGATCCGTTGCAAAGAGGTTAAGTCTCGTCAAACATCCCGGCGCCGCATTCGATCTGCCAATGCAGCCAGGGTCGAAATTTAAGGACTACGATGCCGCTTTCATTTCCACCGGTGGGCAGTTGGAAGCCGCCAAGCCGGTTATTCGTCGAATTCTCTCGCCGATTTTAGCAAATCCGTCAAAAGCCAAATTGTCATATAAAGATGGCGGCGTCGCA
The nucleotide sequence above comes from candidate division KSB1 bacterium. Encoded proteins:
- a CDS encoding glycosyltransferase — translated: MARRSVTKGYAPRILIYSQDGFGLGHLRRNLNICIQIKKRQPKASCLIIADSPVAPFFPLPSNCDFIKIPTIVKVDTGIWRPDRLPMSERELLAIRSDIIRNVATSFQPDIFLVDHMPHGALGELAEPLEILKKYSPHTKVILGIRDILGAPEVIRRQWNNEGAFAAIAAFYDAVFIYGCTEVFDVITQYGFPSALAEKAQYCGYVCREDAEIAPPPKGQPQPVAENPGKFILVTGGGGADAAFFMDQFIDAARLLHPDLRFHALITTGPFMHKDQRTHLRQKTHNLPIAVSWSGDDSIRYLRRADLVVSMAGYNTISEILHFRKSAIVVPRAGPSAEQSIRSRLMSERGLFSTIHPTHLAADNFAEMIWQKLGNGNGMNEAMLPNLNGASRVAAQVLATT